The proteins below are encoded in one region of Silene latifolia isolate original U9 population chromosome 2, ASM4854445v1, whole genome shotgun sequence:
- the LOC141639196 gene encoding uncharacterized protein LOC141639196, with protein sequence MPSTPSVSSTSAMEKLGRKQPTRKKDERYKPYARGVNKVDNREENQQLPTLAEYGLISGVGRILKALREMGDRVRWPRPSVEGQAWRKDSKKKCEFHRDIGHNMEDCYTLRRDIRRLYEQVELSHQLPRGGKQQDKVGSTKPAAPPTCTKIINVITGGSDLSGLTYSAAKRRATETKGDKPETSCRICNSDLPVVAFDERDVHDEQEHHDRLGFAEEDYPAGRIQWRDNHSLGEIVIQSYMGGVNKQVRYLVIDGPSTYNVIRGGPLLHLVKAVPSTYHQCVKLPRHWE encoded by the exons ATGCCAAGTACACCAAGCGTATCCAGCACTTCAGCCATGGAGAAATTAGGTAGAAAGCAACCCACCAGAAAGAAGGATGAAAGATACAAGCCATATGCAAGGGGAGTCAACAAGGTCGATAACAGGGAAGAAAATCAGCAACTTCCCAcactggcagaatatggattaaTAAGTGGCGTCGGAAgaatcctgaaagcactcagaGAGATGGGAGACAGAGTGAGGTGGCCCAGACCATCAGTAGAAGGACAAGCATGGCGAAAAGACAGCAAGAAAAAGTGCGAATTCCACCGTGACATCGGGCATAACATGGAAGATTGCTACACACTACGTAGGGATATTAGGCGCCTGTATGAGCAGGTAGAACTGAGCCACcaattaccacgtgggggcaaacagcaagataaggtaggctccacaAAGCCTGCAGCTCCACCTACATGCACtaagataataaacgtgataacaggcggctcagacttaagtgGATTAACATATTCAGCAGCCAAAAGGCGTGCCACTGAGACTAAGGGAGATAAACCAGAAACCTCTTGCAGAATTTGCAATAGCGATCTACCTGTGGTTGCTTTTGACGAAAGAGATGTACATGACGAGCAAGAGCATCATGAC cgactaggatttgcagaagaagattATCccgctggtaggattcagtggagagacAACCACTCATTGGGAGAGATAGTGATCCAATCCTACATGGGGGGAGTCAATAAACAGGTAAGGTACTTGGTCATAGATGGACCCTCTACCTACAACGTCATTCGTGGAGGGCCATTGCTGCACCTggtgaaagcagtcccctcaacgtACCATCAATGCGTAAAGCTCCCACGTCattgggagtag